AAACAAAGGTCTACCATTGGGCGCCAGTGTTCGTTGAAATTAGCACGCGCAACTGTGCGAGGATCGATTATGTACTGGACGAACTCACGAAACGTGACGTCATGACCTCGCGAAAGAGATTCTTCCGAAGCATTGGTGCGATATTGTTTGATGATTTGACGTCCATATCGCGAACGAAAGTAGTCAGAACTGGAACTATTTTGGCCAAACTTGTTACGGAAGGCGGAAACGAGCCTCTCAAATGGATGCCGGATAAACATGAATTTCATGAAGTGATCTAAGCGATAGCGTATTTCTTCACCAGTATAATTGTCTAGGCGGCGGAAGACATTCAAACGATGGGAGTCATCTGCTACGATGGCTAGAGGATTGGTTGTGTTTGCTTTGCCCATCAACACCATCTGACCAATAAAGATTTGATATGATTGATGTAAAAATTGTAGGTTTACTTTGCAAAACATGACTCACCAGTAATCTTTTCCAGTTTGTGCATGCAACTTTTGGCACATAACAATATAGTAGTCTGTGTTCCTCATCAACAATAATATGATCCAGTAGCACACGGTCCTTTATAACTGAGTCAAGATTTGGGTATCTTTGAGAAAGTGTGCATACCTCTTttgctaatttttttctttgggtttGCTCTGTTTCTAAGGTAGTGATAGACTTCTCAGGCAAATACTTTTCTGTACCAGCATTTGCTGGAAAGGAATCTGTAAACGAAATATCAGAAAAATGCATTTGTAGCCATAATTTCCAAAATATTAGATGTTACACAACTATAAAAAAC
This genomic stretch from Daphnia carinata strain CSIRO-1 chromosome 4, CSIRO_AGI_Dcar_HiC_V3, whole genome shotgun sequence harbors:
- the LOC130694297 gene encoding carbohydrate sulfotransferase 11-like, with the translated sequence MRVVLLRRSKQLVLVLLSVFGLWLGVIVMNGKLPSHHVSLVFNQKTDDSFPANAGTEKYLPEKSITTLETEQTQRKKLAKEVCTLSQRYPNLDSVIKDRVLLDHIIVDEEHRLLYCYVPKVACTNWKRLLMVLMGKANTTNPLAIVADDSHRLNVFRRLDNYTGEEIRYRLDHFMKFMFIRHPFERLVSAFRNKFGQNSSSSDYFRSRYGRQIIKQYRTNASEESLSRGHDVTFREFVQYIIDPRTVARANFNEHWRPMVDLCLPCTIQYNVIGKYETLMDDAWLVLEKANLNQKVSFPRSDRPSSTNSLVEEYTKHLTREELLHLYHIYEMDFRLFDYHSPGFD